A genomic region of Melanotaenia boesemani isolate fMelBoe1 chromosome 21, fMelBoe1.pri, whole genome shotgun sequence contains the following coding sequences:
- the mrtfab gene encoding myocardin related transcription factor Ab isoform X3, whose product MEVAGTPGLAPSPQSEAVTNELQELSLQPASNLLPLQERKNVLQLKLQQRRTREELVSQGIMPPLKSPAAFHEQRKSLERARTEDYLKRKIRSRPERSELVRMHILEETSAEPSLQAKQLQLKRARLADDLNDKISHRPGPIELVHKNILSVSCPLQQSLLDSPKGAGGESSSLDEDSSDALSPDQLTNHDSPLSNVTQLSPSDVLTQNGDISPTQFLSQPTPPPPPPPPPPAPLANGSDSPLPKLTNLTTLTSASSRPSTGQVKYQAKTSSDRPPQRPKKPKDNKPKVKKLKYHQYIPPDQKADKERPPQMDSSYAKLLQQQQLFLQLQILSQQQQHYNYHTILPAPPKPQTEHPPTTSSGPSPSRSTHTTTTSAPSSQTSTARQNQAAVGGAKPATLPANLDEFKVAELKQELKLRGLTVSGTKNDLIERLRNYQEQNGAAATVLKNSISLSGHQGATSAANITASSPNATSNPDLQSAEGSFKLALSSLAQAVPGRVMRFGSTSSSPPVSPTPSERSLAGMSPDETSCNGDMFGEMVSSPLTQLTLHPSPQHPSNIASLSVVKEEIQSSCSLSRSSPASVHPPEHQAGIAMDTSSMDKDQMLQEKDKQIEELTRMLRQKQRLVETLRSQLEQGKMAGGIVVKSEGSEKSRTSAEVKLQTLIKASAIQPPTLPNGIVVTVKKEVELEERMEGITEEAQAKKPAQPMQCSQETLLRLQQIHRLQVQQAEQQKQQAQPKQQQVQLQKVAEIRPNPQKQPQQQQQKKEAQILLQQQQQLQQLIIQQTQQKQLQAQQKLAQQKLAQQKLVQQNQLKQTEAQQKNQVQLKQVQVQIQNQTVTSQKPAVNQTQQRKHQKAQQRLQQRRQTVAATTQQVTPVIINQQNGTPLHTQAFSLDLLKANGTPTLVTDSNGNHYLIALTSHSTDGQNRVTSLAKTNGRITLQRLQSTPSKLPNTDSQSKKQPEAEPVSQPEKRVQQKHGQKPGLHLDTNGVPQPSLSHTAPPNLQPFFDDMSDTENQSNLMSSLKREEVCPPYDRHTLFTPPSPKPNTSLPSRRSKQENGVNSQQMDDLFDILLKSGEIPGFKANPDPSLAPLHSDPPSPSAAPSPLHLSPPTPTESLISPQPSTAEPCTGSGRLEDFLESTTGAPLLGMEPDGGLTLIDDLHNQMLSTPSILDHPPSPMDTSDLGFSPHSTGLDFGDPTLDSMDWLDISMVGSTNGGSEGSGVGREGGALSERDGGTSLAPLAPHTPPSVFSVDFLDSTDLQLHWESCL is encoded by the exons TCCTCCAGCTCAAGCTTCAGCAGAGACGCACACGAGAGGAGCTTGTCAGTCAAGGGATCATGCCAC CCCTAAAGAGTCCTGCAGCCTTTCACGAACAGCGTAAGAGTCTGGAGCGAGCACGG ACCGAGGACTACCTGAAGAGGAAGATCCGGAGTCGTCCAGAGCGCTCTGAGCTGGTCAGGATGCACATTCTGGAGG AGACGTCGGCAGAGCCGTCTCTGCAGGccaagcagctgcagctgaaacGAGCGCGACTGGCCGACGACCTCAATGACAAGATCTCACACAGGCCGGGTCCCATCGAGCTGGTCCACAAGAACATCCTGTCTGTCAGCTGCCCTCTGCAGCAATCGCTACTGG ATTCCCCAAAGGGAGCCGGGGGGGAGAGCTCATCTTTAGATGAAGACAGCAGTGATGCTCTGTCTCCAGACCAGCTAACCAATCACGATTCTCCCCTGAGCAACGTCACTCAGCTGTCCCCGTCCGATGTGCTCACGCAGAACGGCGACATTTCCCCCACGCAG tTTCTTTCACAGCCCACTCCTCCGCCTCCACcgcctccaccaccacctgctCCCCTGGCGAATGGGTCAGACTCTCCACTCCCAAAACTAACTAATTTGACAACTTTGACCTCAGCATCCTCCCGTCCCTCTACTGGACAGGTCAAG TATCAGGCTAAGACGAGTTCAGACCGCCCCCCACAGAGACCTAAGAAACCAAAGGACAACAAACCCAAG GTGAAAAAGCTGAAGTACCATCAGTACATCCCTCCAGACCAGAAGGCAGACAAGGAGCGGCCGCCTCAGATGGATTCGTCTTATGCGAAGctgctccagcagcagcagctcttcctgcagctgcagattctcagtcagcagcagcagcactacAACTACCACACCATCCTGCCTGCCCCTCCTAA GCCACAAACAGAGCATCCTCCCACGACCAGCTCCGGTCCCTCACCTTCCCGCAGCACTCACACAACGACGACCTCGGCCCCCTCAAGTCAGACCTCCACAGCCCGTCAGAACCAAGCTGCAGTGGGAGGAGCCAAACCAGCCACTCTGCCAGCCAACCTGGATGAATTCAAA GTTGCTGAGTTGAAACAAGAACTGAAATTGCGAGGGCTGACGGTGTCAGGCACCAAGAATGACCTTATTGAGAGGCTCCGCAACTACCAAGAACAAAACGGCGCCGCCGCAACGGTTTTGAAAAACAGTATATCGCTGTCCGGCCATCAGGGGGCGACTTCAGCTGCTAACATCACTGCATCTTCTCCAAACGCCACTTCCAACCCTGATCTACAGTCAGCAGAGGGCAGCTTTAAGCTAGCTCTGTCCTCATTGGCTCAGGCAGTCCCGGGGCGGGTCATGCGTTTTGGCAGCACCAGCTCCAGCCCTCCGGTGTCGCCCACGCCGTCGGAGCGGTCCTTAGCTGGGATGAGTCCAGATGAGACAAGCTGCAACGGAGACATGTTTGGGGAGATGGTGAGCTCTCCCCTCACCCAGCTCACTCTCCACCCCTCTCCTCAGCACCCATCAAACATTGCCTCACTTTCTGTGGTCAAAGAGGAGATTCAGAGCTCATGCAGCCTCTCTAGGTCTTCACCTGCATCTGTCCACCCTCCAGAGCACCAGGCAGGCATAGCCATGGACACATCATCTATGGACAAAGATCAGATGCTCCaggagaaagacaaacaaatcGAGGAGCTAACCAGGATGCTGAGGCAAAAGCAGAGACTAGTGGAGACCCTGAGGTCCCAGCTGGAGCAGGGCAAGATGGCAGGTGGGATAGTGGTGAAAAGTGAAGGAAGTGAGAAGAGCAGGACATCTGCAGAGGTTAAACTGCAAACTTTAATAAAAGCCTCAGCTATTCAGCCCCCCACACTTCCTAACGGTATCGTTGTGACAGTGAAGAAAGAGGTAGAGCTTGAGGAAAGGATGGAAGGAATAACAGAGGAGGCCCAGGCGAAGAAGCCGGCCCAGCCGATGCAGTGCTCTCAGGAGACTTTGCTGAGGCTGCAGCAGATTCACCGGCTGCAGGTCCAGCAGGCTGAACAGCAGAAACAGCAGGCACAACCAAAGCAGCAACAGGTGCAGCTGCAGAAAGTGGCAGAGATCCGACCCAACCCtcaaaaacaaccacagcagcagcagcagaagaaagaGGCTCAAATCctgctccagcagcagcagcagctgcagcagctcatcATACAGCAGACCCAACAGAAGCAGCTCCAGGCCCAGCAGAAGTTAGCGCAGCAGAAACTGGCCCAGCAGAAGCTGGTGCAACAAAACCAGCTCAAGCAAACCGAGGCTCAGCAGAAAAACCAAGTTCAGCTGAAGCAGGTTCAGGtgcagatccagaaccagacgGTGACGAGCCAAAAGCCTGCAGTAAACCAAACCCAACAGAGGAAGCATCAGAAGGCTCAGCAGAGGCTGCAGCAGAGGAGGCAGACAGTCGCAGCCACCACACAACAG GTGACTCCAGTCATCATCAACCAACAGAACGGCACTCCGCTCCACACTCAAGCCTTTTCTTTAGACCTCCTGAAGGCCAACGGCACACCCACGCTGGTCACAGACAGCAACGGCAACCACTACCTGATCGCCCTGACCAGTCACAGCACAGATGGACAGAACCGAGTGACCTCATTGGCCAAAACCAATGGGCGCATTACACTGCAG AGGTTGCAGTCGACTCCAAGTAAGCTCCCCAATACCGACAGCCAATCAAAAAAGCAGCCGGAGGCCGAGCCTGTAAGCCAACCAGAGAAAAGGGTGCAGCAAAAACAT GGACAGAAACCAGGGCTGCACCTGGATACCAACGGCGTTCCTCAGCCCAGCCTGTCGCACACCGCTCCGCCCAACCTGCAGCCTTTCTTCGACGACATGTCCGACACTGAAAACCAAAGCAACTTGATGTCATCTCTCAAG AGAGAGGAGGTGTGTCCGCCTTACGACCGGCACACACTGTTCACCCCTCCCTCTCCCAAACCCAACACCTCCCTTCCTTCTCGGCGCTCCAAA CAGGAGAACGGTGTgaacagccagcagatggatgACCTGTTCGATATTCTGCTCAAGAGTGGAG AAATCCCAGGGTTCAAGGCCAACCCGGACCCATCCCTCGCCCCTCTCCACTCTGACCCACCCTCTCCATCTGCTGCCCCATCCCCGCTCCACCTATCTCCTCCCACCCCCACAGAGTCCCTCATCTCCCCTCAGCCATCTACAGCAGAGCCCTGCACAGGCAGCGGTCGCCTGGAGGACTTCCTGGAGAGCACCACAGGCGCCCCGCTGCTGGGGATGGAGCCCGATGGCGGCCTGACGCTGATCGATGACCTCCACAACCAGATGCTGAGCACACCCAGCATCCTGGACCACCCTCCTTCCCCCATGGACACGTCCGATCTGGGCTTCTCCCCTCACTCTACGGGGCTAGACTTCGGCGACCCCACGCTGGACAGCATGGACTGGCTGGACATCTCCATGGTGGGGAGCACGAACGGAGGGAGCGAGGGCAGCGGAGTGGGGAGGGAAGGGGGAGCCTTAAGTGAAAGGGACGGAGGGACGAGTTTAGCCCCACTGGCGCCGCACACTCCGCCGAGCGTGTTCTCGGTCGATTTTCTGGACAGCACAGACCTGCAGCTGCACTGGGAGTCGTGTCTGTAG